The segment GTCTCTGGTCGTCAGCAGTTGATGGTGCGGCGAAACTATTTGATCAACGCCATTGCCGATCCGCTGGAGAAATCCTGGTGGGAATGCTGTACGCTCGGGATGGCGGAACGCGATCGGTTTACGATCGGCCGCAAGAAAGACAATCACGTCGCCGGAACGGTTTCCTATTGGGATCTACAACCCATGGGTTCGTTTATTCACTCCAATTGTCGCGGGCTGTACGACCTTTCGGTTGGTGAAGACGACCGACGAGGCGGATTGGCATCGTTTTTGGTTTGCGAATCGATGAAACGGTTGGCGAAACAGGGAGTCACGCTGGTAGAGGCTCAGACCGAGCTGACGAACGACGCATCCGTTCGGCTGTTTGAGAAACTTGAATTCAGCCTGGTGACGCAGGGATTGCAAATGCACAAAGCGATTTGACGCGTCAAGTTTCTTTGCTTTCCAAATATTGCGTTAACGTCACGTCCCGGAACTACAGCGGTGCAAGGAAGGGCGGCTAGGCGTAGTCGTGCAGCTTGAACCATTTCCACGCGTCTTCGATCGCGATATCGATTTCTCCGATCGAGTAGCCCAGCTCGTTGATGGCTTTCTCGCTTGAGTACCAGTTCAGCATCTGTCCCATCGTTATCGTGGCTGAATTGAGCGCTAATTCTTCTTTGGTAAACTTCGAAATCAAGTCGCCCGTTCGGCCTGCCAATCCCGCAACGAAATTGCTGACCTTTCGCCGCGGCGGCCAACACCCGACGATCTTGGCCATTCGCTTCCACAGCTCCATGTACGAAATATTCTCGCCGGCAAGAATGTATTTCTCGCCCGTTTTCCCGTGCTTGATCGCCAGCATGATTCCGTCGGCAACGTCGCGAACATCGACAACGCTGCATCCGCCTGCCGCGACAAAAAACAAAGGAGTCTTGGCAACGAACAAAAGCATTTCACCGGACGACGGTTTCCAGTCGTTGGGGCCGAGCATAAATCCTGGACAAACCGTCACACCGTCCAGGCCTTTTTCGACTTCTTCCATGAACGCAGACGCTGCCGCCCGTTTCGAAAACACGTAGGAACAATCGTACTTTGGGCCGTCAGCCGAATTTTCGGTAACCGGAACTCCGTCAGTCGCCGCCGCCATGGTGTCGACCGTGCTGACGTTGATCATGCGGATTTCGCGGCGTCGCGCGGCCTCGGCCAGCAACTTCGTGGATCCTACATTGAAAGCAGTGCAAGATTCGCGTTTCGAATGGCCGATCTGGATCATGGCGGCACAGTGGACGATCAGTTCGACGTCTTCGACGACCGGAGCCATCGCGTTCGGATCCGTCAGGTCGGCGTGAATCACTTCAACGTCGATCCCGTCCAACGGTCGTAAATCAGAAGTAGCACGAACCGTCGTCACGATTTCATGCCCTTGCTGAAGCATCTTGCGGGCCA is part of the Mariniblastus fucicola genome and harbors:
- a CDS encoding NAD-dependent epimerase/dehydratase family protein yields the protein MKILVTGATGFLGNNLARKMLQQGHEIVTTVRATSDLRPLDGIDVEVIHADLTDPNAMAPVVEDVELIVHCAAMIQIGHSKRESCTAFNVGSTKLLAEAARRREIRMINVSTVDTMAAATDGVPVTENSADGPKYDCSYVFSKRAAASAFMEEVEKGLDGVTVCPGFMLGPNDWKPSSGEMLLFVAKTPLFFVAAGGCSVVDVRDVADGIMLAIKHGKTGEKYILAGENISYMELWKRMAKIVGCWPPRRKVSNFVAGLAGRTGDLISKFTKEELALNSATITMGQMLNWYSSEKAINELGYSIGEIDIAIEDAWKWFKLHDYA